Genomic DNA from Corallococcus silvisoli:
CTCATCCCCCACACCTCGTTGCCATGCACATGCCCGCTTTCAGGTTTGGCGACGGTTCGTCTGGACTTTCGTTACAGCCCTGGGAAGTTCGACGACGAAGCGTCTCCGTCCGAGCCGGGAGGTTGGCGGCATCAAGGACCGGTGTCTGTACCTCTGAGGGGGTACTGCCTTTAAGGACATGGGTCCTTCGCGATCCCCCCCCCGGATCGAAAAGGACCCCGTGATACGTCATTGCGCGTGGCTCAGTGCAGGTCTGGAGGCAGCGCGCCCCCGGCCTCCAGCCATTCATCAATGGCCCGGCGCACGACGTCCTGGAGGTCGCTTCCGATCCGCGGATAGGCCGTCTCATCCAGGTTCGCCAGCGAGACACGGGCGGACCAGGGAGGTCCTTCGAAGCCACTGCCGTTGAGCAACACCACGCCGTGGCGGCGAGCCAGCGTGAACACGATGTCCAGCGGGTCGTGGTGCGCCTCCACGAAACGGATGAAATCCTCGCCAATGTGCTCGCGGCACCAGGCCTCCAGATCCAGCGTCTGATAGTAGGCCGTGCGCAGCGGGTCTTTCTTCAAGTGAAGGCCCATGCCTTCGAACAGCGCCTCGAGCCGTTCGTGGCAGATGCGCTGGCAGCGCTTCTTGTAGACGTCGTGCTTGTCCAGCAGTGAGAACAGCGAGAACAGCGTCATCTGCAGTTGCTGCGGCAGCGACAGGCCCGCGGTGTGGTTCAGCGCCACGGCCCGGCTGTCCGCCACCATCCGGTCGATGAACTTCATCCGGTCCGGGTCCAACGTGATGGAGCCGTAGCGCTTCTCCAGACGAGCGCGCTCCGGCGCGGGCTGCCGCGCGAGGGCTTCATCCAGGATGTTGTCCTCATGCAGGGCCACCACGCCCAGCCGCCAGCCCGTGCAGCCGAAGTGCTTGGAGTACGAGTAGACCAGCAGCGTGTTGCGCGGCAGGTCCGCGGCGAGCGAGCGGAAGCCGTTGACGAACGTGCCGTAGACATCATCCGTGATGATCAACAGGTCCGGCCGACGCGTGCGCACCAGCTCCACCAGACGGTCGATGGACTCCTTCCGGATGGCCACCGCGCCTGGGTTGGAGGGATTGACGACGAAGAAGGCCTTGATGCGCG
This window encodes:
- the aspD gene encoding aspartate 4-decarboxylase; protein product: MTEQTPEDSLSPSDEETPSESELRKLSPFELKDELIHVADEAVKTRAAVMLNAGRGNPNWIATTPREAFFLLGQFALAESRRAWDEPDVGLAGMPRSPGIARRLHDFLDASDDAEAVQLLRGALAYGETELGFNPDRFVWELTDAVIGDNYPVPDRMLVHAERIVHEYLMRELCGGKPHHGRFDLFAVEGGTAAMTYLFRSLMVNGLLRKGDTIALGAPIFTPYLEIPRLEEFDLRTVDIQQRTHTKDGMHTWQYPDAELRKLEDPRIKAFFVVNPSNPGAVAIRKESIDRLVELVRTRRPDLLIITDDVYGTFVNGFRSLAADLPRNTLLVYSYSKHFGCTGWRLGVVALHEDNILDEALARQPAPERARLEKRYGSITLDPDRMKFIDRMVADSRAVALNHTAGLSLPQQLQMTLFSLFSLLDKHDVYKKRCQRICHERLEALFEGMGLHLKKDPLRTAYYQTLDLEAWCREHIGEDFIRFVEAHHDPLDIVFTLARRHGVVLLNGSGFEGPPWSARVSLANLDETAYPRIGSDLQDVVRRAIDEWLEAGGALPPDLH